The sequence below is a genomic window from Bacillota bacterium.
GACATTCTTCGCGGGCGAAGTCAAGCAAGCCTCCAAGACCCTCATCGCCGGCAGCTGGTCCTCGCTCATAATCACCTGGGCCATATTTGTATTCGGGGCTTTACTGCTCCAGAGGCTTGTTCCGCTCAAGTGGATCGCGGCTGAAGGCTATTTATTCAATAATACTAAAGAGTTCGCTATGCCGTGGATTACGTTTTATGCTGCGATACTTAAGCCAAATATTATACTCGTAGGGCTCGTGGCATTGGGCTGGATATATACACTGATAAATCTCGCGCAGACATATTTCTTTTATGCAAGCCGTATTGTATTTGCCTGGGCGTTTGACCGTTTGATTCCTGATAGCGTCTGCTACGTCAACCCGAAGCTTCACAGCCCTATTATTGCCGTTACAATTATCGCAGCTATCGCTGAGATTGGTGTGATAGATGCGGCGCTTGGTGGGGTGTTGGGGACCCAGCTCAATTTCGTATTCTTCGCGGTTTGGACTCAGTTAGTACCAGTATTGGCTATCACCCTGCTTCCATTCCTTAAGCGAGATATCTATGAGCAGGCCCCGGATATTATGAAGTGGAAGATCGGTAAGATCCCCGGCATTACAGTTATCGGGGTCATTACGCTCGCGTACCTTATATGGATGATCGTTGCATCCTTCCTGTTCCCCGCAGTTGGCGGAGGCATAGGGCCATCGAGGCTTATTACGTTGGTTAGCTTTTTCGCCAGCGGTATTGCTGTTTACTACGTCGCCAGGTGGTATAGGCTTAATACAGAGGGGATAGATATCTCATGGACGTTTAAGACCATCCCGCCAGTGTAAGGTAATCAAGGTCGTCTCATCCAGGCCGTGCCCAGGTTAGATTACCTGCAGAGTGGGTTAGCATTAGGTCGCGGGTCGGATTAGGATCAAGTTAGGTAAGTTTGGAATAAGCTGAGTGTAGGTCGAAGCTTCTCGTGTGGGGAGGCAACCCCGGGTTGCTTCCCCTGAGTTTTTGATAACCGGGCGAGCTTCCAGCTTAAACATCTTAGTTAGATATTGAAGCTCTCATTGATAAAATTAGGGGTGGTAACGACAGTATGGCATTGACTCGTATATTATTTGCATCAGATTTTCATGGTTCAAACGCTTGCTTCCGTAAATTCGTAAGTGCAGGTCTAACCTACCAGGCGAATGTTATGATTGTAGGTGGGGATGTGACGGGTAAAGGAATCATCCCAATAATTCATCATGGTAAGGGAGTATACGAGGGGTACCTTTTCGGAGCAAAAAATGTGTGTGAGACTGCTGAGGAACTTAACAAGTTCAAAGAACAAATATCGAATGTCGGCTTTTACCCGCTGGTGCTTGAACCGGATGAGGCTAGGGAGCTCGAGGCTGATCATTCGAAGATGGATGAGGTATTCGGGAAGCTGATGAATGAGAGGGTCATTGAGTGGCTGGAGCTTGCGGAGAAATATCTTAAACCTAAGGGAATTAAGATGTTTTTTATGCCAGGTAACGACGACTCCTATGTCATCGACGAGGTAATTGGGCAATCGGAATATGTTATTAATCCGGATGAAAGGATCTGTTGGATCGATGACTATCACGAAGTGGCGGGCCTGGGTTCAAATAATATGACGCCGTGGAAGTGCCCACGTGATATGGCGGAA
It includes:
- a CDS encoding APC family permease — protein: MPEEKKLYARKSSGLVRTIGIFGAMVFGVHCISLSSSGYIPFSWVASVWPGSSIIGVLTVAMVLCLFHAYTYACIGSTMPRAAADYTLASRVLSPPLAFGASWTLVIFSAVVAGGLIAWIPSGALPTLLQSIGIIFDKPGLRHLAELSQSPTGIIVIGTICVVITYLTMILPTRTIVRILEIGFFLGLLAWVIIYISLLSAPGPEFFQQAWDKFMGAGSYASRISKAEAAGMSYGANMWTMTLAGLIMGFWIFYGYYIPTFFAGEVKQASKTLIAGSWSSLIITWAIFVFGALLLQRLVPLKWIAAEGYLFNNTKEFAMPWITFYAAILKPNIILVGLVALGWIYTLINLAQTYFFYASRIVFAWAFDRLIPDSVCYVNPKLHSPIIAVTIIAAIAEIGVIDAALGGVLGTQLNFVFFAVWTQLVPVLAITLLPFLKRDIYEQAPDIMKWKIGKIPGITVIGVITLAYLIWMIVASFLFPAVGGGIGPSRLITLVSFFASGIAVYYVARWYRLNTEGIDISWTFKTIPPV
- a CDS encoding metallophosphoesterase, with protein sequence MALTRILFASDFHGSNACFRKFVSAGLTYQANVMIVGGDVTGKGIIPIIHHGKGVYEGYLFGAKNVCETAEELNKFKEQISNVGFYPLVLEPDEARELEADHSKMDEVFGKLMNERVIEWLELAEKYLKPKGIKMFFMPGNDDSYVIDEVIGQSEYVINPDERICWIDDYHEVAGLGSNNMTPWKCPRDMAEEELDTRIENLAARLEKPENAIFAFHCPPYDSLLDTAPDLDKDLRIKTAGGQVLMKPVGSTAVRNAIKKWQPLLSLHGHIHEAAGHTRIGKTLAINPGSEYAEGIMKAALVNLDRDKVKGHMIISG